The sequence AACGCCCGGCCTGCTCGAGTTTGATCCGATCGACGACTCGACCTATACACTCGGTGGACAGGCGTACACAACGAAGGAATACAAACTGGGAAGCGTCTCGACGCCCGCCATTCAAACGATTCAGCAACATCATTTGAGCCCCGGTGCTCTACCTCAGGAACGAGTCGAAAGGGACGCGCTTGAGGAGTATCTTACGTGGAGCAAATATCCGCTTCTATTCGAGGATGAAATTTACTGGAACGACGAGGTTGGGACTGACCTATTAAGATAGCTCGATTATAATTTTCTTTATTTGTAGAACAGGTGTGGTTTCGTCCCGGAACGCGTAGATAATTCTACACTTAAAAAATCACGGGCCAACTTGAGTAGCAATCGCTGCAGAGGCCGACCCTGCCTGACTCAGCAGGAGCAGGATGGTGAACAGTGCGCCGATCATTCGGGGGTGCTGTGCGAGGTAATCTTTCATGCTGTCGTTGTCGGACATTGCATTCTAATGGTTATTTCCATTAGTATTAAATTTTTCTTATACTTTCTTACGTATCCAAAGATAATTCTGAGTTGGTGTGTTCAAACATAACAAGGAAACGTCGGCAAGCACGACTATCCGGCCGTGGCGACGGTACGAAAGACGGCGTGCACTCTCGAGACCGCGGAACGGTAGCCGGGTGTGCCACCGATCGGCTCGCTCTCACCTGTCCTGGAACCTACGCGGTAGTCGTCGTCACTCGAGAAGTCGGTAGAACGTGTGCTCTCCGGGTCAGAGACTGCGTGTCACCGGCGTTCACCGGCTGCAGCTAAAATATCAGTCGATGTGGCCTTCGCGACGGAGCTGATCTGCGTCCTGGCTGGTGTAGCGCCACTCGATGGTGGCTTTCTCGTCCTGCCAGTCCCAGGGTTCGGCGACGACGATGTCGTCCTGCTCGATCCAGGTGCGGTACTTCATGCGGCCGGGGATGCGCCCGAGGCGCTCTTTCCCGTCCTGGCACCGAAGCTGGACGTGGTTTCCACCAAGGTGCTCGGTCACGATTGCGAATACTTCGTCGCTGTTTGGCATACGGAGGTTCCGTCGCCCTGATTCTTCTGTCACAACCCGACTACGTGCGGAAGACATTTAAATGGTTGGAGATGCGTGGTAACACGAGACAGCCACGTCTCCGGATCGTGACGGTCCCCGAACTCACAGCACGCGGTCTGAATCGGGGTTCTCGAGCTCCCAGAGCAGTTCCGGTAAGAAGGCCTCGAGATTGTCGATCACTCGCCGGTCGCTGACGTCGAGTCCGTCGCAGTGGTCGTGGGCCGACTCCCGGATGTCGACGTGGAGGTCACCCTCGTCGAGCCAGACGCCAAGTGGAAAGACCGAACACCGCGTTGGCTTCCAGTCT is a genomic window of Natrarchaeobaculum aegyptiacum containing:
- a CDS encoding DUF7503 family protein, giving the protein MSDNDSMKDYLAQHPRMIGALFTILLLLSQAGSASAAIATQVGP
- a CDS encoding translation initiation factor eIF-1A codes for the protein MSSARSRVVTEESGRRNLRMPNSDEVFAIVTEHLGGNHVQLRCQDGKERLGRIPGRMKYRTWIEQDDIVVAEPWDWQDEKATIEWRYTSQDADQLRREGHID